A window from Hymenobacter volaticus encodes these proteins:
- a CDS encoding glycoside hydrolase family 2 protein, producing MPDFPLLSKVFARVGGSLLLAGALSECTTHSSSNIAPAVDFNQDWQFVKDADTAVTASFFTKSNDTTWVPVSLPHTAQLEPVVTDKKQWQGICFYRKFFHVPATDSSKQVAIHFGAAMHTADVYLNGKRLERHIGGYLPFTVDVTHHVKFGQENCLLVKLNNQDNPEVPPGKPLKDLDFNFYSGLYRSVELLVQDRVHISDPVEAGHTAGGGILVHYENVSPQSATLRLQTEVENKDNRDQTVQVRATLLDEKGQEISRVQNEAAGIASGAFERVDQQLLVANPRLWSPEQPYRYRLVVEVLREGTVIDRQELHTGIRTIRFAKDGFYLNNQKVRLRGTNRHQEYPYLCYALSDNAQYRDAWQIKEAGFNFVRCSHYPPSPAFLDACDELGILVMNSIPGWQFFGNAEFQKNSLQNVRDMVRRDRNHPSIVLWESSLNETGMSKPYMEQTHQAVHQELPWKEGVYTCGWMDYAYDVFIPARQHSKAPDYWSKYAGQKPLLLCEYGDWEYYAQNAGFNQTAYAGLKESERTSRQLRGQGERALAQQALNFQEAHNDNFRSPIVGDANWLMFDYKRGYAPDIESSGVGDIFRLPKFAYYFYQSQYGPVTTPHGFGKPMVYIANYWQPTSAKQVVVYSNCDEVELQLNGKPVARQRPDATTFSNKLKHPPFTFTLPAFTAGTLRAVGYHNGKPAAQTERRTPGAPQRLQLSYARHGRDLAAGQNDAVFVYASVVDANGTVVPDATTPVSFNVQGAELIGDNPVKAEAGIATILLRAGVKPTAIQITASANSLSSNTLSISSK from the coding sequence ATGCCTGACTTTCCGCTGCTTTCCAAGGTTTTTGCTCGTGTTGGGGGCAGCTTGCTGCTGGCAGGAGCCCTGAGCGAGTGCACCACGCATTCCTCATCCAACATAGCTCCGGCCGTTGATTTCAACCAAGACTGGCAGTTTGTGAAGGACGCAGATACGGCAGTTACCGCGTCCTTTTTCACCAAATCCAACGACACTACGTGGGTGCCCGTTTCGTTGCCGCACACGGCGCAGCTAGAGCCCGTCGTGACCGATAAGAAGCAGTGGCAAGGCATCTGCTTTTACCGCAAGTTTTTTCATGTACCGGCCACCGATTCCAGCAAACAGGTAGCCATTCATTTTGGGGCGGCCATGCACACCGCCGATGTGTATTTGAACGGCAAGCGGCTCGAACGACACATAGGCGGCTATCTGCCCTTCACCGTGGACGTAACGCACCATGTGAAATTCGGGCAGGAGAACTGTTTGCTCGTGAAGCTCAACAACCAAGACAACCCTGAGGTACCGCCGGGCAAACCGCTTAAAGACCTAGACTTCAACTTCTACAGTGGCCTCTACCGCTCGGTAGAGTTGCTCGTACAAGACAGAGTTCATATTTCCGACCCCGTGGAAGCGGGGCACACGGCCGGTGGTGGCATTCTGGTTCACTACGAAAATGTGAGCCCGCAGTCGGCCACGCTGCGGCTGCAAACCGAGGTGGAGAACAAGGACAACCGAGACCAAACGGTGCAGGTGCGGGCTACCCTGCTCGATGAGAAAGGCCAGGAAATCAGTAGAGTGCAAAACGAAGCGGCGGGCATTGCTTCCGGCGCGTTCGAGCGGGTAGACCAGCAGCTTTTGGTTGCGAATCCGCGCCTATGGTCGCCGGAGCAGCCGTATCGTTACCGGCTGGTGGTGGAAGTGCTGCGCGAAGGAACCGTGATTGATCGGCAAGAGCTGCACACCGGCATCCGAACCATCCGCTTTGCCAAAGATGGTTTCTATCTTAACAACCAAAAGGTTCGGCTACGGGGTACCAACCGCCATCAGGAGTATCCTTACCTGTGCTACGCCCTCTCCGACAACGCGCAGTACCGCGACGCTTGGCAGATAAAAGAGGCGGGCTTCAACTTCGTGCGTTGCTCCCACTACCCGCCCTCCCCTGCCTTCCTCGATGCTTGCGACGAACTCGGCATTTTGGTGATGAACTCCATCCCTGGGTGGCAGTTCTTTGGCAACGCAGAGTTTCAGAAAAACAGCCTACAAAACGTGCGCGACATGGTGCGCCGCGACCGTAACCACCCCAGCATTGTGCTCTGGGAATCGTCGTTGAACGAGACTGGGATGAGCAAGCCGTACATGGAGCAAACCCACCAAGCGGTGCATCAGGAACTTCCCTGGAAGGAAGGCGTGTACACATGCGGCTGGATGGACTACGCCTACGACGTGTTCATTCCGGCTCGCCAGCACAGCAAGGCCCCCGACTATTGGAGCAAGTATGCCGGCCAAAAACCACTGCTGCTCTGCGAGTACGGCGACTGGGAGTACTATGCCCAGAATGCTGGCTTCAACCAAACGGCTTACGCCGGTCTGAAAGAGTCGGAGCGGACTTCGCGCCAGCTCCGTGGCCAGGGCGAACGAGCACTGGCCCAACAAGCCCTTAACTTCCAGGAAGCCCACAACGACAACTTCCGCAGCCCAATCGTAGGCGACGCTAACTGGCTGATGTTTGACTACAAGCGCGGCTATGCCCCAGATATCGAATCGTCGGGGGTTGGCGACATTTTTCGTTTGCCCAAATTCGCGTACTACTTCTACCAAAGCCAATATGGCCCAGTAACAACGCCACACGGCTTCGGTAAACCGATGGTATATATTGCCAATTACTGGCAGCCTACCTCCGCCAAACAAGTGGTCGTGTACAGCAACTGCGACGAAGTGGAGCTGCAACTTAACGGCAAACCCGTAGCCCGGCAGCGCCCCGATGCCACTACGTTTTCCAATAAGCTAAAGCATCCGCCTTTCACCTTCACGCTGCCTGCCTTCACTGCTGGTACGCTGCGGGCTGTTGGCTACCACAACGGTAAACCAGCCGCTCAAACTGAACGACGCACTCCGGGCGCACCGCAACGCCTTCAACTCAGCTACGCCCGCCACGGCAGAGACCTAGCAGCCGGCCAGAACGACGCGGTGTTCGTGTATGCGTCGGTGGTGGACGCAAATGGGACCGTCGTACCGGACGCAACCACCCCTGTCAGTTTCAATGTGCAGGGAGCCGAACTCATCGGCGACAACCCAGTGAAGGCAGAAGCCGGCATTGCTACTATCTTACTTCGCGCAGGCGTCAAACCAACAGCTATTCAGATAACGGCCTCAGCTAATAGCTTAAGCAGCAACACCCTGAGCATCAGCAGTAAGTAA
- a CDS encoding cellulase family glycosylhydrolase, whose protein sequence is MPNRLFVFFFCVWNIFLAQPLVAQKAPRQPGGDVFVDKQGVLRWQKGKKEVALFGVNYTTPFAHAYRAHQKLGVSHEQAIMQDVYHLSRLGVDAFRVHVWDVEITDTLGNLQDNEHLKLLDFLVAQLKQRGIKIILTPIAYWNNGYPERDTGTGFSSIFSKTQAYTNPQAILAQEKYLTQFLNHRNPYTKQLNRDEPDIIAYEVCNEPRYRKPEAEVTAFANRMTQAIRATGCRKPVFYNVSENPDVYEAILNAKVDGLTFQWYPQGLVSGHALRGNFLPYVDQYPIPFRTDKRFTSKARMIYEFESADIIQPVMYPFMARSFREAGFQWATQFAYDPMAMAFANTEYQTHYLNLVYTPAKALSLLIASKVFHRVGRGQTFGRYPQDSVFDAFRVSYRQGLSEMNTPEEFYYTTSTTTQPKRVASLQHVAGVGSSPVVRYGGTGAYFLDRLAAGVWRLEIMPDAVPIRDPFEKASLSKAVTQILWNEQPLQLALPELGNTFSLRGLNEGNTTQAQATNGSVTVQPGVYVVAAAGKSTTQFTSQSTFNYIKLGEYAAPAPTKLGPQVLHTPLTQVSAGQPVRIMARLTGATPQDSVFLVAQHYYGRTQTLPMTTTSYATVEATVPADLAYPGLLRYWIVLCKKEQTLTFPGGFEGQPRDWDYYHSEHWETLIVAAATPLPLFQASRDQDVVEARGIASTAWTDYVTTPTGTLALRLVQGAARPNQPQSTKPTGPAAALRAYFGHKLAGRASELTSFKEITVRGSASVPGTTVKVVLATKDAVAYSATIQLGSELQEVRIPLSAFRPDALLLVPRPYPGFLTLNYQPAQQSALPLADMEVLQVLIDTPAPATGSRHLDLESVSLQ, encoded by the coding sequence ATGCCCAACCGATTATTTGTCTTCTTTTTCTGTGTTTGGAACATCTTTTTAGCGCAGCCTTTGGTGGCGCAAAAAGCTCCTCGTCAGCCCGGGGGCGACGTGTTTGTAGACAAGCAGGGCGTGCTGCGCTGGCAAAAAGGCAAGAAGGAAGTCGCGTTGTTTGGCGTGAACTACACCACGCCCTTTGCCCACGCCTACCGTGCGCACCAGAAACTAGGCGTATCGCACGAGCAAGCCATTATGCAGGATGTGTACCACTTGTCGCGGCTGGGGGTTGATGCGTTTCGGGTGCACGTGTGGGACGTGGAAATCACGGATACACTCGGCAATCTGCAAGATAATGAGCATTTGAAGCTGCTTGACTTTCTGGTGGCGCAACTCAAGCAGCGCGGCATCAAGATTATTCTAACTCCAATAGCTTACTGGAACAACGGCTACCCCGAACGCGACACGGGTACTGGCTTCTCCAGTATTTTCTCGAAAACACAGGCCTACACCAACCCACAGGCTATCCTGGCGCAGGAGAAGTACCTGACGCAGTTTCTCAACCACCGCAACCCCTACACCAAACAGCTCAATCGGGACGAGCCGGACATCATTGCCTACGAAGTATGCAACGAGCCTCGGTACCGCAAGCCCGAAGCAGAAGTCACGGCCTTCGCCAACCGCATGACCCAAGCCATCCGGGCCACGGGCTGCCGGAAGCCGGTTTTCTACAACGTATCGGAAAACCCGGATGTGTACGAGGCCATCCTGAACGCGAAAGTGGACGGACTAACATTTCAGTGGTACCCGCAAGGTTTGGTAAGCGGCCACGCCCTACGCGGCAACTTCCTGCCTTACGTCGACCAATACCCGATTCCGTTTCGGACGGATAAGCGCTTTACCAGCAAGGCGCGCATGATCTACGAGTTTGAGTCGGCCGACATTATTCAGCCGGTGATGTACCCATTTATGGCGCGCAGCTTTCGGGAAGCAGGTTTTCAGTGGGCCACGCAGTTTGCCTACGACCCCATGGCCATGGCGTTTGCCAATACCGAATACCAGACCCACTACCTGAATCTGGTGTACACGCCGGCCAAGGCGTTGAGCTTGCTGATTGCCTCCAAGGTGTTCCACCGCGTTGGCCGCGGGCAAACGTTCGGCCGTTATCCGCAGGATTCGGTGTTCGATGCTTTCCGGGTTAGCTACCGGCAAGGTCTCAGTGAAATGAACACGCCGGAAGAATTCTACTACACCACTTCCACCACCACGCAGCCCAAACGGGTAGCAAGCTTACAGCACGTGGCAGGAGTGGGTTCCTCGCCGGTGGTGCGCTACGGCGGTACCGGTGCCTACTTCCTCGACCGGCTGGCCGCAGGGGTGTGGCGCCTCGAAATCATGCCCGATGCCGTACCCATCCGCGACCCTTTCGAAAAGGCATCTTTGAGCAAGGCCGTAACGCAGATTCTGTGGAACGAGCAGCCGCTACAGCTTGCGCTACCTGAGTTGGGCAACACCTTCAGTTTGCGTGGTCTCAACGAGGGCAATACAACTCAAGCCCAAGCTACCAACGGCAGCGTCACGGTGCAGCCCGGCGTGTATGTGGTGGCCGCGGCCGGTAAGTCAACTACGCAGTTCACTTCGCAGTCTACCTTCAACTACATCAAGCTAGGCGAGTATGCGGCCCCGGCGCCTACCAAGCTTGGGCCACAAGTGCTGCACACGCCACTCACGCAAGTTTCGGCTGGCCAGCCGGTGCGCATCATGGCTCGCCTTACTGGCGCTACGCCCCAAGACAGTGTGTTCTTGGTGGCTCAGCACTATTACGGCCGCACCCAGACGCTGCCCATGACCACTACGAGCTACGCCACCGTGGAAGCCACCGTACCCGCCGACTTAGCGTATCCAGGTTTGTTGCGCTACTGGATAGTGCTCTGCAAAAAAGAACAGACCCTAACGTTTCCCGGCGGATTCGAGGGCCAGCCCCGAGATTGGGACTACTATCACTCCGAGCATTGGGAAACACTGATCGTTGCGGCTGCTACTCCTCTGCCGCTCTTTCAAGCCAGCCGCGACCAGGACGTAGTGGAAGCCCGCGGCATAGCCAGCACCGCCTGGACCGACTATGTAACGACGCCCACTGGCACCCTCGCCCTACGGCTTGTGCAAGGAGCCGCGCGGCCCAACCAACCGCAATCTACCAAACCAACTGGTCCGGCTGCTGCTCTGCGGGCTTATTTCGGGCATAAGCTTGCCGGCCGGGCCAGTGAACTAACGAGCTTCAAGGAGATAACCGTCAGGGGCAGTGCCAGTGTACCTGGTACTACGGTGAAGGTAGTACTCGCCACCAAGGATGCTGTAGCGTACTCTGCCACCATTCAGCTTGGCTCCGAACTGCAGGAAGTACGGATTCCTCTTTCCGCATTCCGCCCCGATGCCCTGCTGCTCGTGCCACGCCCCTACCCTGGTTTCCTGACTTTGAACTATCAGCCTGCCCAGCAATCAGCCTTGCCGCTCGCGGATATGGAGGTGCTGCAAGTGCTAATCGACACGCCCGCCCCAGCCACCGGCTCCCGTCACCTCGACCTCGAATCTGTTTCTCTGCAATAA
- a CDS encoding alpha/beta hydrolase-fold protein yields MRILFLLVGLLVGSSTMLAQTTFRLTRVPATTPANAVLYIAGSFNNWNPGSAAHTFIRNADGSYQLTLPTTVTGPVEFKITRGAWTSSETDAQNNDVANRRYTINKGPATVNLQVLNWKDFGGSSKPCQSTALQPNVQVISTAFEMPQLRRTRRVWIYLPNNYATDTARRYPVLYMHDGQNVFDACTSFAGEWGVDETLSQLQEQGFDFGASIVVAVDHGGTERLNELSPWRNRKLGGGQGDQYVDFLVETLKPYIDSHYRTLSNREFTGIAGSSMGGLISTYAALKYPTVYSKVGVFSPAFWFAQDSLMQYVRQHPANPNTRFYFVCGTTEGSNMVPLMQAMHDALLRGGVPAANLKLNLRADGQHSEWFWRREFPGAYRQLSALVRSKDKESPLPFGAYLNSDGTNLVMHWRYEQVKPILEIEDSKGNTRLRQQVQTDTPISVRQLPKGSYVLRLTTEHQQGTQLLVKQ; encoded by the coding sequence ATGCGTATTCTGTTTCTGTTGGTTGGTTTGTTGGTAGGATCTTCTACTATGTTAGCCCAAACTACGTTTCGTCTTACGCGTGTGCCCGCCACCACGCCCGCCAATGCTGTGCTGTATATAGCAGGCTCTTTCAACAACTGGAATCCTGGTAGCGCTGCTCATACTTTCATCCGCAACGCCGATGGTAGCTACCAACTCACGTTGCCGACTACCGTAACGGGACCTGTGGAATTTAAAATTACCCGTGGGGCCTGGACTTCCTCGGAAACCGACGCGCAAAACAACGACGTAGCCAACCGCCGCTACACCATCAATAAAGGTCCTGCTACCGTGAACTTGCAAGTGTTAAACTGGAAGGACTTCGGGGGCAGCAGCAAACCCTGCCAAAGTACGGCGTTACAACCCAACGTGCAGGTAATCAGCACTGCGTTTGAAATGCCACAGCTCCGGCGCACACGCCGCGTCTGGATTTATTTGCCTAATAACTACGCTACGGATACGGCCAGACGTTACCCTGTGCTCTATATGCACGACGGTCAGAACGTATTCGACGCCTGCACCAGTTTCGCCGGAGAGTGGGGCGTCGATGAAACTCTGAGCCAGTTGCAGGAGCAGGGTTTTGACTTTGGTGCTTCCATAGTAGTAGCCGTGGACCATGGCGGCACAGAGCGACTAAACGAACTTTCTCCCTGGCGCAACCGCAAGCTTGGCGGTGGGCAGGGCGACCAATACGTTGATTTTCTGGTTGAAACGCTGAAGCCCTACATCGATAGCCACTACCGCACCCTCTCGAACCGCGAGTTTACGGGCATTGCAGGCAGTAGTATGGGCGGCCTTATCTCCACTTACGCTGCCCTGAAGTACCCAACTGTGTACAGCAAGGTAGGCGTGTTTTCGCCAGCCTTTTGGTTTGCCCAGGATTCGTTGATGCAGTACGTGCGCCAACATCCAGCCAACCCAAATACACGCTTCTACTTCGTGTGTGGTACTACCGAAGGCTCCAATATGGTGCCCTTGATGCAGGCCATGCACGACGCACTGCTGCGAGGCGGTGTACCTGCTGCAAACCTAAAACTTAATCTGCGCGCAGATGGGCAGCATTCCGAGTGGTTTTGGCGACGTGAGTTTCCCGGTGCATACAGGCAGCTAAGCGCCTTGGTACGCAGTAAGGACAAGGAAAGTCCACTGCCGTTCGGTGCCTATCTAAATTCGGATGGCACTAACCTAGTGATGCATTGGCGATATGAGCAGGTTAAACCGATATTGGAAATAGAGGACAGCAAAGGCAACACCAGGCTCAGGCAGCAAGTGCAGACCGATACGCCAATAAGTGTGCGCCAACTGCCCAAGGGAAGCTATGTGCTGCGGCTAACCACAGAACACCAGCAAGGAACACAGTTGCTAGTCAAGCAGTAA